In Setaria italica strain Yugu1 chromosome IX, Setaria_italica_v2.0, whole genome shotgun sequence, the genomic stretch AACATCACTTTTagtcttcttccttttctttttctttttctcccttgGAGTTTCGCCATCCTTTCTCTTTTCCGCTCTCCGCTGCAATTTTTATTGAAACGAGGCAGGAGAGTTGCCCATTATATTAagtagtccatcaacccgtgctcccgcacgggctaatatttttagaagctattgtatttgaaaattatttagaaattaaactcctagctaataatcaaaattgattacctactactctcttatttttttcaatacgtCAACAttatacttatatagatatgtacctatctttatccaattgtgattgatttttaattaataattactctatgcactttttcatccatattcatactttttccattttgtatcgcacctcaaatcctccatacattatgtttagcatacaaatcaatatttttcatcgattcctgaCGTACATgcataaatggtctaaatggtgacacttgtatatactttaacttagtatttttatattaataatgacataaataggtaatttagaatcatatattagtttatttttgacaTTTAtgcatgatgcacatgaagataattagattaagatttagatgtttattttaggttatttttaataacaacttacgtgggtaatatagataaaattttagaatgactttttaagttatactttataatgatatgtattagtaaattcGATGAAGATTATaggattactttagattattttttataatagctgagctcggtaatttagatataggtttagagctcattttttaatattttcacaatgatagtggtggttaactttttagaaaatataatagattaatggctatgattattagagtttataggattggtgtttgatatttttgatttttatgagaatttgtctcttttttttctagcttgtcttatgggaactaatgcggagtctccaatgaaaaaaaatggaacTACATTGCTcaaaaatattaccataagctacctctcgtttgttaaatattcaaacacaatagatatatacttattatcttcatctaattgtcatagattttagttagtaattactctataatattttcatccacatttataatctttaacttttcactttgcatcgcaggtatgcgtttgaatttgtttaatgaaccctaagtttgtgatacaattttaacatagaaatctatattctcatcacttcctctatatctttataaatggtgacacatcatgtgtatagaccttaattttatatcatataccaatagtgcaagatatagacgatttagaatcatatattgttgtatattttaattaaggttatttgattcaaacgtagggttatcatgttaCTTTTAAtgatggcatgtgtgggtaatatagatgcaaatttaacaggttactttaagtttttaagtaatagtggtgggcaatttggttgcaaattagggggttattttaaatattgtttataatggcataagtgagtaattttgatgaagattagggggttactttagtttattttatataatggcagaggtgggtaatttatatatagatttaaggggttactttaggttattttcataatggtataggtgggtaattttttagaaaacataatagatttaatggctatgatgatttgaatctatagatcaatggtcggatgttttgcttttttgtgagaatttctagaatttctctctttttccagagtgtccacctaggaatcctaggtggcttcacctgaaggcttcaaaaggagcctccaattagtaatagtaagataagatTGAGAAGAGAAGACGGCCAATGGCCGGAGATTTACAGCGGGGTATGTAAGTTCAAAAAGGTCACGCTCTACACAATAAGCGTGCCAAATTCTTAGCCCAGCTAGAACCCATGTCTTAGCTTCGTCTCTGATCTTTGTGGCAATCCTAAACGGCGGTGCTTCAACTCTCTAAAATATGCGGGAGTTGCATTCTAACCACACTTCCCAGCAAACTAAAATGATTAGAGAGTGCAGACCTTTGTGCGAGATCCCTGTCGTTCTTGCCCTGTCCTCCCACCATACTTGAAGTGACGCATAAGGTTAAGGTTGAGGTTGCAGTTATTCTTGTCACTGGCTTTGTAGATGAGATTAAAATCTTCAAGCAGAAGCCAAGGAGTTCCATTCAGGGGCTTGATGTTTGTGAGTTCCTGGAGAAAAGCTTGTTTTTTGGTTTGTCTTGAGGGCCATATTTAGCCGGAAGTTAATTGGTTGTTCGCGTAAGTTGGCTGTTGCAGTTATGTGAAATTCGCTAATTGAAATGTCGCTTATGTCGACATAGTTGTCATTCCATAGTAGTAGGATGCCCCCTCTAGTGCCGCTCCGTCTTTCTGCAGGCTTGTATTCAAATTTGTTCAGATGATGCCTGCCCAGGTAGGCTGCCGTGAATTGGTCGATGTTACTTGGTCTCCTGCACGCATGCTATGTGGCATAGCGTTGATGCCATTGTCTTGTGAGCCTTTATCGTTCGCTCTTAACCTACCAAAACATGCCTCATGTGTAATGATCGAACATTCTACTGACGTCGAGTGAAGTTCTATTTGGTTGCTCTAGCGCACCCACTTTATTTTTACCTACTATGACAACCTCTGTTTAAGTTATTGCTAAATCCAATGCATTATAACACAGCATAGTTTGTATACGCTTGAGTTTTTTTAATTGTAGCGCCACTTTCTCTCTCACACACGCTACAATTTTTCTAATAGGTAGTTTTGAATGAGAGTGATGAAGCTGATGTCGATGAATTGAGGAGTATCGGGATGGAAATTGTTAAAAGATGTGACCGCTTGCCGTTAGCAGTTAAGGTCCTTGGAGGACTCTTGCGCTGCAAAAGTAGAACAAGAGATGCTTGGACGGATGTTACTAGCCACAACACTTGGTCGACAACAGGAATCGATGAAGATATTAATAAAGCGGTCTATTTGAGTTATGAAGACTTGCCCTCACACCTGAAGCAATGTTTTGTGTATTGTTCCCTAATCCCTAAAGGTAAATTAATAATGAGAGGAACAATGGTCCGGCTTTGGATTGCAGCAGGTCATGTACACAACAAGGCACCAGAAAAGTTGGGGAAAGAATACTACAAAGAATTGGTTTCAAGAAATCTTCtagaaccaaacaaaaaatactaTGGTAGATCAGCATGCAGCATGCACGATGTTATCCGATCCTTCACTCAGTATATAATTAAAGATGAAGGGATACTTGTTAGTGATGGGCAGGATGTCAATAGAAGTCTTAGCACTGCAAAGCTTCGGCACCTATCTATCTCAAACAAGGCACTAGGGCATGACACTTTGCAAAAACAAGCCTTGCTTAGAACATTAATGTTATTCGGAAGCAGCACCATTGTTGAGCTAAAGGATCTGTTGAACAACTTTTCTTGCCTAAGAGTACTACATCTAGTAGATGTAGATCTAGTTGAGCTGCCAGACTCCATATGCCACCTCAAACATTTAAGAGACTTAAGTATTTATAACGCAAGCATATCCACAATTCCTCAAGGCATAGGAGATCTAAAATTTCTACAATCTATTGACCTTGATGGGTGTGCAAATATTCATCAACTTCCTAACAGCATCCTAAAGCTGCGGAAGCTAAGGTCACTCAACTTGAGCGACACGGCAATCACTTCAATTCCTCGTGGCTTGGGAAAACTAGAAGATTTGGTCCACATAAGCGGGTTTCCAACACATTATTCAGATGAGAGCACATGTGGCTGGTGCAGCTTAGAAGAACTCAGACCTCTGTCGAAGCTCCAAAGCCTTGAAATAAGTTGTCTGGAGAAAGCACCTTCCGGTTCTATGGCTGCTAAAGCAAACCTTAGCAGTAAACATCACCTGACACGGTTACATTTGGTATTTACCAGCAGGCTAGGAGACAACGGGAAGGTCAAAGGCAACATTAGCGAGGAGGAACACAGGAGAACAGAGGAGGTGCTGGATAATCTGTGTCCTCCAACTTGCATGGAAGAACTTGATATCAAAGGCTACTTTGCACGTGGGCTACCGCAGTGGATGAGAaccatgtcagcctttgggagCTTAAGGCGGTTGCAGCTAGATGACGACGCATGCTGCACGCATCTACCTAATGGATTGGGGCAGCTCCCCTTTCTTGATTATTTTTGGTTCAATCGTGCTCCGTCTGTCCGGTGCGTTGGGCACGatttcctcttcccctccttgGGTGGTCAAGCTGATGGCAAAGTAACACGGAACAATAACAGGCAGCCTCATCATACTTTGCGAGGTGCTGGTGTTGCTTTTCCCAAGTTGAGAAAAGTGGGTTTTGTAGGCATGCTGGGATGGACGAATTGGGAGTGGGAGCAGCACGTCCCAGCGATGCCTGCACTAGAGGAGCTTACAATCATAAACTGCAAACTGCAACACCTTCCTGCAGGGCTTGCACAACATGCATGCCGGTTGAGAGAGTTGCGCCTGACACATGTCCAGCACTTGGTCTCTGTTGAGAACTTCCCTTCACTAGTCAAGCTTTGGTCATATGACAACCCAAGGCTGGAGAGGATCAGCAACAACCCGAGCTTGCAATGGATTGACATTAGAAATTGCCCAGCACTAGAACAATTGGACGGTTTGCCATCCCTCCGAAGCCTCGAGTGGAGGGATTTGAGTGCTGAAGCACTCCCAGAATACTTGCGAGAGGCAAAGCTAAAGAAATTGCGTGTAGATTGCAGCCGAAGATTGCTCAAACTGATAGCACTACAAGATGAATCCTCCGAATGGGGAAAGATCCAGCATGTCCAGCAACTAGAGGCGTATGGACACAAGATAGAaggagaagcggaggaagccgacCAATCGCACGAAGATGAGGATGCCGAGTGGTACATCTACTGTACCAAGGAGCCGTATTCATTCGACGCGTACCTGGGCAAGTCCACGGGTGAGTTCATCTTCGACCTACTCGGTGGTTTTATAACTGTATGTGTGTGTACACTCATGTAAAAATGGATTTCTAACTGTATATTCTCCTGCGCAcaggatgaagatgaagcagaAGTAGACGAGGTGAACGAAGAGCAGAGTCCAGGAATAGAATATAGTAAGAATGCAAGGAACAGAGGAAGCTCTCAGGCTGTTACGACAGGACGAGCATTCGAATCCATCCACCAAATACTAGGTATGAATTGCCCAAATACTGATGGTCTTGTAGTTGTACACGCCAAATTGGCTGTGACTATTCTAACTGGAAAGCATTGTCGTGTTAACGCAGGAGAAAGAAAcccaagaaggagaagaacaCATCGCAATTGGGTGGTGGCAATGTGGCATACTGTCCCTCAAATTCGTAAGTTGTATATGTTTGTGTGCGAAAAATATAATACAGCAGTAAGGCGCGAGCGTCTCTCTAACCAGTTGTTGTGACGCTCAGGAATGGAGCGCCAGCACGGGCGGCCTTGGACTCGTTGGAGCGAATACGCGTCGGGGACGAGCGATGGGCTGAGAGGTGAAGCACTGAACGTGCGCGCGAAGGGCAGCAGGGAAGGGATTTGCACATTTAGCTCCCAGGATTTGCACTTCTTGTTGGCGTATTTGTAGGCAGGTCTGCACTCCATCTCTTCTTTTCGGTTGGTCTCTGCTAGCTCGTCAGACTTTCTACAGTGTTTTTGAATGTTCGATAGCAAATGAGTGTAGGAATTTGCAGACGTGCTCTATGATGCCGAGATAACAATTGCATCCCCCCCTCATGGATCCTCTGGAAAGCTGAAGCtactctgcaagactgcaacGATTGCAGCAACACGGACGTGCCTACTAAAAACATGGTGCAATAAAACTGCGAAATGCTAaacaaggtcaagccggcagcCAGGTAAACAACATTCCAGGCAGCAGGTATATTCTGAGCCGTGTGAGAATTATCTGTCTGCAATAGCTTTTTCATGGGTAGCTATCACTCGCATGTGGATCGTGTCTCTGGCTGATCCGTTCAGCGTGGACCGGAGCCAACAACGGGGATAAGAAGTCCCAACTAGTAGTAGTTGGCTGCCAATGCGGTGGCCAAAATTTGACCAAGCCAAGGCTAGTAAACAGCAAATTTGGTACTGTAGGCGCGCTATTATATAGCGGAAGCAACCAAAGTtatataaatattaattatgGATAATACAAAGTtatataaatattaattatgGATAATAAAGAGGGAGAACTAATCAGGACGCTGACGATGCTTCTAGTTGATCCATCATGCTCCAAAATCTTTCTGCAAGTCAGGAGCTGCAGGATATAAGTGCAGAACTGCCTGCCGatttcaaaaaattaaaaaaaattaaagaaaaaagaactgaCTGCCGATGGCCACTCAAGGTAGTAAAAACTATAGGAATGCTATTAGTAGTTCCAGTGTTCCACTGGTAGCTGCCATTTGCGCTTTGCTGATCCGTTAGGTGCGGAGCCAGCGACGAAGAGAAGAGTTGAAGCGTCTCTCTGGGGGTTAGTTGAGGCGTCTCTCTTTTGCACCTCATCAATAGAGACAAATAATTTGAGTTGCATATTTTTTGACTACTGACTGGACACCCAATCGAGGTCCACAAAAATATGGAGTAGCGTACTCTTCTGGCACTCCTATGCGTTGAACTTCTTCGCCTCGCCATCTCATCTGCCCATCCGTGATTTTCCATCGACCGGCCAGGCCTTCCTTCTGTATAAAGCGTCTCCTAAATCACCGCAGAGTGTACACCCCCACATATCTGAAACCTAGTCATCTTCCTTTTGCTCTCTGCTTTGCTACCCTGTTCCCCGACCATGGCAGAGCTGCTGGACGAGTTCGCGTCCAAGCTTGTGGGCATCCTGGCAGGCATGgtgaaggaggaggtggagatgcTCCTCGGCGTGCCGGGTGAGGTCACCAAGCTCGAGACCACGCTCCGTGACCTGAGCGACATCTTGGGTGATGCGGAGAGGAAGCGCATCCGTGACAAGGCTACGGAGGGTTGGGTGAGGGAGCTCAAGGACGTCATGTACGACGCCGATGACGTCCTTGACCTCTGCCAGCTCATGGAGGGCGGAGAAGATCCTCCCGCACCAACATCTGCTCCaaaaaccacctcaaggtgctGGGACATCCCCAAGATGTTCTTTTGCTTCCGCAACCCTGTTGTGGCACATGAGATTGGAACGAAGATCCAAGCGATCAACCAGCGACTGGAAGACCTGGCAACGAGGAGCTCCCGTTTCGGATTCATCACCCAAGCCATCCATTCCTCAGCTGATTCAATCAACAAAGCTTCCAATTCTTTGTCGACCGACGAGACTGGATCGGTTTTTATCCGGTCTGATGTTGTCGGCGAGAAGGTTGAGGATGACACGAAGAAAATTGTAGATCTACTCATCAAGAAGATGGATGCTCCCGTAGGATCAAGGGCCAATAATGATGTGGTTGTTGCTGTTGCTATCACAGGCACAGGTGGGATAGGCAAAACCACTCTTGCTCAGATGGTCTTCGGTGATAGTAGGGTGGAGGAAAAATTCGAGGAAAGGATCTGGTTGAGCGTTAACCGTGAGTTCAATGAGATCAACGTCCTACAAAGTCTTATAACTTCTTTTGGTGCCAAACATGAAGGCTGTGCGGGAAACAAGGACCTACTTCAGCGTGCCCTGAAGGATACGATCCGGCAAAAGAAGAAGTTTTTGTTGGTGATGGATGATGTGTGGAGGGAAAATGTGTGGTATAAGCTGCTTAGAGAGCCGCTCAATCATGGTGCTTCTGGCAGTCGAGTCTTGGTGACCACAAGAAATGATGGAGTTGCTCATGGGATGAAAGCTCAACATCTCCATCCAGTTCACAAGCTAACAACGGAAGATGCTTGGATTTTGCTAAAGAACCAGGTCAGTAATAACTTTTATTTATTACAGTAATTATTTATGCAGTAATTTGAATTTACTGTAACAACTTTTATCTCTTCTTAATTACTTTCTCTCCCTTGGAGGAATGCACGATAGCCCACTGCTCGTTATTTCTCTTGTCGCTCTTGTCCGATCTGATTACGCAAAGGACCATGTAATTTCACTACGAGCCTTTTATCATACTTTCATAAGCTCTTGGCTTAGCAAAACTTGTCTCATGGTTATATTTAGTTGAACATATCCTATTGACGTTGAGGGAAGTTTTGTTTAGTGCAAGGAATCGGATAccgtagcctaagagggggagAGGGTGAATTAGGTAACTTAAAACCTTAATCTATAGCTTCCGCTACTTTTGCATCAAATTTAATTAGATCATGTATCAAGATGTGtaactatggttgatctagtgtgaaatccTCATCCtaaaattagttttgcaacctagaggcaatcctaacaagatactacactaagaatgtaaaggcacacaagttgcaagtatgaaatgtggAAATGAAAAGGaggggatgaggggaagcaaactcttgacacgatgatttatcccgttgtatcggtaggcactaaacCACCGCTAGTCGacattgttgaagcactcacac encodes the following:
- the LOC111258421 gene encoding uncharacterized protein LOC111258421; the protein is MAAKANLSSKHHLTRLHLVFTSRLGDNGKVKGNISEEEHRRTEEVLDNLCPPTCMEELDIKGYFARGLPQWMRTMSAFGSLRRLQLDDDACCTHLPNGLGQLPFLDYFWFNRAPSVRCVGHDFLFPSLGGQADGKVTRNNNRQPHHTLRGAGVAFPKLRKVGFVGMLGWTNWEWEQHVPAMPALEELTIINCKLQHLPAGLAQHACRLRELRLTHVQHLVSVENFPSLVKLWSYDNPRLERISNNPSLQWIDIRNCPALEQLDGLPSLRSLEWRDLSAEALPEYLREAKLKKLRVDCSRRLLKLIALQDESSEWGKIQHVQQLEAYGHKIEGEAEEADQSHEDEDAEWYIYCTKEPYSFDAYLGKSTG